A single genomic interval of Falsiruegeria litorea R37 harbors:
- the rdgB gene encoding RdgB/HAM1 family non-canonical purine NTP pyrophosphatase encodes MTRAFDGDTLVFATHNKGKLEEMEHLLTPFGVKVVGAAEMDLPEPEETEDTFVGNARIKAHAAAKATGLPCLSDDSGITIDALNGAPGVYTADWAETGNGRDFVMAMTRAHNELEAINAAHPRLAQFRSTLVVAWPDGHDEVFEGVAPGHLTWPMRGDQGFGYDPMFVPEGHDITFAEMDRWEKNKISHRALAVQKFVKGCFGG; translated from the coding sequence ATGACCCGTGCATTCGATGGCGATACGCTGGTTTTTGCCACCCACAACAAGGGCAAGTTGGAGGAGATGGAACATCTCCTCACGCCCTTTGGGGTCAAGGTTGTGGGCGCCGCCGAGATGGATCTGCCCGAACCGGAAGAGACCGAAGACACCTTTGTCGGCAACGCCCGGATCAAAGCGCACGCCGCGGCCAAGGCCACCGGCCTGCCTTGTCTTTCGGATGACAGCGGAATCACCATCGATGCTTTGAACGGGGCCCCCGGTGTCTATACCGCCGATTGGGCTGAAACCGGCAATGGCCGCGACTTTGTCATGGCCATGACCCGTGCGCACAACGAGCTTGAGGCGATCAACGCCGCCCATCCCCGTCTTGCCCAATTTCGCAGCACGCTGGTGGTGGCTTGGCCTGACGGGCATGACGAGGTGTTCGAAGGCGTCGCACCCGGTCACCTGACCTGGCCCATGCGCGGCGATCAGGGTTTTGGGTATGACCCGATGTTTGTCCCCGAAGGACATGACATCACCTTTGCCGAGATGGATCGCTGGGAAAAGAACAAGATCAGCCACCGCGCGCTTGCGGTGCAAAAGTTCGTAAAGGGCTGTTTTGGCGGATGA
- a CDS encoding YbaN family protein has protein sequence MRVVWVILGSLCVALAMIGVVLPLLPTVPFLLLAAFCFARSSERLHDWLLSHQVFGPMIIDWNTNGAIRPAAKKAATLSVAAVFGLSLAFGLATHILIIQAVTLGAVLIFIWTRPSG, from the coding sequence ATGCGTGTGGTTTGGGTTATTCTAGGGAGCCTTTGCGTGGCGCTTGCCATGATTGGCGTGGTTCTTCCCCTGCTCCCAACAGTTCCCTTCCTTCTGCTAGCCGCCTTTTGTTTTGCCCGATCTTCCGAGCGCCTTCATGATTGGCTGCTGTCGCATCAAGTCTTTGGCCCAATGATCATCGACTGGAACACAAACGGCGCCATTCGCCCGGCCGCGAAAAAAGCCGCAACCCTGTCAGTTGCGGCTGTCTTTGGTTTGTCACTGGCATTTGGGTTGGCAACCCACATCCTGATCATTCAGGCGGTCACACTCGGCGCGGTCCTGATTTTCATCTGGACCCGTCCTAGCGGCTAA
- the rsmG gene encoding 16S rRNA (guanine(527)-N(7))-methyltransferase RsmG has product MKKDAFERATGLNVSRETFKRLETYVALVKKWNPAINVVSRKSLDDIWPRHIVDSVQLFTCIETSKSWLDLGSGGGFPGAVISILANEFSADTSVTLVESDQRKSAFLRNVSRETSSDFRVISKRIEQVEPQHADVISARALTNLSGLMAFCERHLNPAGVAIFPKGATWKKEVSEAQRDWQFEVDTITSITEPQAVILKIKGIERARSVPS; this is encoded by the coding sequence ATGAAGAAGGATGCCTTTGAGAGAGCGACCGGACTGAATGTTTCACGTGAAACATTTAAACGCCTGGAAACCTATGTAGCTCTGGTGAAGAAGTGGAATCCCGCGATCAATGTGGTGTCTCGCAAGAGCTTGGATGATATCTGGCCTAGGCATATCGTGGATTCTGTTCAGTTGTTCACTTGCATAGAAACTTCAAAATCTTGGTTGGATCTAGGGAGTGGCGGCGGCTTCCCTGGCGCTGTGATCTCTATTCTTGCCAATGAGTTTTCTGCGGATACGTCAGTTACTCTGGTGGAAAGCGATCAGAGGAAATCCGCTTTTCTAAGGAATGTTTCACGTGAAACATCGTCTGACTTTAGGGTAATTAGTAAGCGAATCGAGCAAGTTGAACCGCAACATGCAGATGTGATTTCAGCGAGGGCGCTCACAAATCTGAGTGGACTGATGGCGTTTTGCGAACGTCACCTCAACCCAGCGGGTGTGGCGATTTTTCCCAAGGGCGCAACTTGGAAAAAAGAGGTCAGTGAGGCGCAAAGAGATTGGCAATTTGAGGTGGATACGATTACTAGTATCACTGAACCCCAGGCCGTAATCCTTAAAATCAAGGGAATCGAGCGTGCACGATCTGTCCCGTCCTGA
- a CDS encoding ParA family protein yields MHDLSRPDGPKIIAVANQKGGVGKTTTTINLAAALVERGMRVLVVDLDPQGNASTGLGIERSDRTQTSYDLLVDDAAPEEVIHSTDFDGLSIIPATVDLSSADIELVSNEKRSFLLHDALRQTAMDAFGWDYILVDCPPSLNLLTVNAMVAAHSVLVPLQSEFFALEGLSQLMLTIREVRQTANPQLRIEGIVLTMFDRRNNLSQQVEADARDNLGDLVFETKIPRNVRVSEAPSYALPVLSYDPNSLGAQAYRELAGELMVKDNKISA; encoded by the coding sequence GTGCACGATCTGTCCCGTCCTGATGGACCAAAAATCATTGCGGTTGCCAATCAAAAGGGCGGAGTTGGGAAGACTACAACAACAATCAATTTGGCCGCAGCTTTGGTCGAACGCGGTATGCGTGTTCTTGTCGTTGATCTTGATCCTCAGGGAAATGCGTCGACAGGGCTGGGTATCGAAAGATCTGATCGCACCCAAACCAGCTATGATCTTCTGGTTGATGACGCTGCACCCGAAGAAGTCATCCATAGTACCGACTTCGATGGTCTTTCGATAATTCCAGCAACCGTTGATCTAAGCTCGGCTGACATTGAACTGGTTTCCAATGAAAAAAGGAGTTTTTTGCTCCACGATGCCCTGCGTCAAACTGCGATGGACGCCTTTGGCTGGGACTATATTCTTGTTGATTGCCCGCCGTCTTTGAACCTGCTGACTGTCAATGCGATGGTAGCAGCACACTCTGTCCTGGTCCCGCTGCAAAGTGAATTCTTTGCTCTGGAAGGTTTGTCCCAATTGATGTTGACGATCCGCGAAGTGCGGCAAACTGCAAATCCTCAGCTGCGAATAGAGGGGATTGTTCTGACGATGTTTGATCGGCGAAACAACTTGTCGCAGCAAGTAGAGGCTGATGCCAGGGACAATTTGGGTGATCTAGTCTTCGAAACCAAGATCCCCAGAAACGTTCGGGTCAGCGAAGCGCCTTCTTACGCACTTCCAGTTTTGAGCTATGATCCGAACTCATTGGGTGCTCAAGCCTATCGTGAGTTGGCGGGGGAGCTCATGGTAAAAGACAATAAGATTTCCGCGTAA
- a CDS encoding ParB/RepB/Spo0J family partition protein, which yields MATNKGKPRGLGRGLSALMADVTPEEDISTSTPRRADITVPIEKLQANPDQPRRTFKQDDLDDLAASIKEKGILQPLIVRSLEGGNYEIVAGERRWRAAQLAQLHDVPVLVRELDDTEVLEIAIIENIQRADLNAVEEAAGFRQLMDRFGHTQEKLAEALGKSRSYIANLLRLLALPEDVQQMVVDGLLSAGHARALITSENPSELAKIVIRDGLSVRATEALVKRQQQKDAPTAAPKARSSGSEKDADTRALEKDLSAILAMKVAINHKAGTEAGQVVLTYENLDQLDDLCAKLSR from the coding sequence ATGGCTACAAACAAGGGAAAACCCCGGGGGTTGGGACGCGGGCTATCAGCGCTTATGGCTGATGTAACACCGGAGGAGGATATCAGCACAAGCACGCCGCGCCGGGCCGATATCACGGTTCCAATTGAAAAGCTGCAAGCAAACCCTGATCAGCCACGTCGCACATTCAAGCAGGACGACTTGGATGATTTGGCCGCATCAATCAAGGAAAAGGGCATTCTTCAGCCTTTGATTGTTCGGTCGCTTGAAGGCGGCAACTACGAGATTGTTGCGGGTGAGCGGCGGTGGCGTGCGGCACAGTTGGCGCAGCTCCATGATGTACCGGTTTTGGTGCGCGAGCTGGACGATACCGAAGTTCTGGAAATTGCAATTATCGAGAACATCCAGCGTGCTGACTTGAACGCCGTGGAAGAGGCGGCAGGATTTCGGCAGTTGATGGATCGCTTTGGTCATACTCAGGAAAAACTGGCTGAGGCTTTGGGTAAGAGCCGCAGCTATATTGCGAACCTTCTGCGTCTTTTGGCTTTGCCCGAAGATGTTCAGCAGATGGTTGTTGATGGATTGCTGTCTGCTGGTCACGCGCGTGCTCTGATTACCTCAGAGAATCCGTCCGAGTTGGCCAAGATTGTTATACGTGACGGTTTGTCTGTCCGTGCGACAGAAGCTTTGGTGAAACGTCAGCAGCAAAAGGATGCGCCTACAGCTGCCCCAAAAGCGCGTAGCTCAGGTTCGGAAAAGGATGCTGATACGCGTGCGCTGGAAAAAGACCTGTCCGCCATCTTGGCAATGAAGGTTGCGATCAATCACAAGGCCGGCACGGAAGCAGGGCAGGTGGTCTTGACGTATGAGAACCTGGATCAGCTCGACGATTTGTGCGCCAAACTTAGCCGCTAG
- the hemW gene encoding radical SAM family heme chaperone HemW: protein MADDWQNGGFGLYVHWPFCEAKCPYCDFNSHVSRKIDQSAWVDAYLLELERYAAQTPGRVLNTVFFGGGTPSLMAPETVDAVIQAARGHWHAANDMEITLEANPGSVEAGRFAGYRDAGVNRVSMGIQALNNEDLRRLGRIHTVAEAQKAFDVARNCFDRVSFDLIYARQHQTLADWQAELKQALSMAIDHLSLYQLTIEQGTAFGDRYAVGKLRGLPEDDTSADMYMATQEICEAAGLPAYEISNHAKPGAESQHNQVYWRYGDYVGIGPGSHGRLTIDGEKFATESHLNPSMWLNQVSNATGESVRTSLGTQDQANEYLMMGLRLVQGIDMDRFQALSSTPVPQDRLDYLKDIGMIEHVGSTLKATKEGRAVLNAVIRELLVD, encoded by the coding sequence TTGGCGGATGATTGGCAAAACGGGGGCTTTGGCCTGTATGTCCACTGGCCGTTTTGCGAGGCCAAATGCCCCTATTGCGACTTCAACAGCCACGTCAGCCGGAAAATAGACCAATCCGCCTGGGTTGACGCCTATCTGCTGGAGCTCGAGCGCTACGCTGCTCAAACGCCGGGGCGGGTTCTGAATACAGTCTTCTTTGGCGGCGGCACCCCATCTTTGATGGCCCCTGAAACAGTTGACGCCGTCATACAGGCCGCGCGTGGACATTGGCATGCCGCAAACGACATGGAAATCACGCTCGAGGCCAATCCGGGGTCGGTCGAGGCCGGCCGCTTTGCCGGCTATCGTGATGCTGGCGTCAACCGGGTCTCGATGGGTATTCAGGCGCTGAACAACGAGGACCTACGACGTCTGGGTCGTATCCATACGGTGGCCGAGGCGCAAAAGGCCTTTGACGTCGCCCGAAATTGCTTTGATCGGGTCAGTTTTGATCTGATCTATGCCCGCCAGCATCAAACCCTGGCGGACTGGCAGGCCGAATTGAAACAGGCGCTGTCCATGGCCATAGATCACCTGTCACTTTATCAGCTTACGATCGAACAAGGCACAGCCTTTGGCGATCGATATGCCGTTGGGAAACTGCGCGGCCTGCCCGAAGACGACACCTCGGCCGACATGTATATGGCCACGCAAGAGATCTGCGAAGCTGCCGGACTACCGGCGTATGAGATTTCAAACCATGCCAAACCCGGAGCAGAATCTCAGCACAACCAAGTCTACTGGCGGTATGGCGACTATGTCGGCATTGGCCCGGGATCACATGGGCGTCTGACGATAGATGGCGAAAAATTCGCAACTGAATCACATTTGAACCCGTCCATGTGGCTCAATCAGGTGAGCAATGCCACCGGTGAATCGGTAAGAACATCGCTAGGCACACAAGATCAGGCTAATGAATACCTGATGATGGGGCTTAGATTGGTTCAGGGAATAGATATGGATCGATTTCAGGCTCTCTCCTCAACGCCTGTTCCGCAAGATCGTCTGGACTATCTGAAAGATATTGGAATGATCGAACATGTGGGCTCTACGCTAAAGGCAACCAAAGAAGGACGCGCTGTTTTGAACGCCGTCATTCGGGAATTATTGGTGGATTAA